A region of Moorena producens PAL-8-15-08-1 DNA encodes the following proteins:
- a CDS encoding cytochrome c oxidase subunit 3, which produces MQGSTIDPSKTSLNYHHEVEAAEVHHEEHPDFRMFGLVVFLAADSMTFLGMFAAFLIYKATMPAWPPEGTELELLVPTINTIILITSSFVMHRGQSAIKKNDVSGLRLWFGITALMGAMFLGGQVYEYTHVDFGLTTNLFTSSFFALTGFHGLHVTCGLALILFVLLRSLNSKHYSSEEHFGVEAAELYWHFVDVVWIILFVIVYLIN; this is translated from the coding sequence ATGCAAGGCTCAACGATAGATCCGTCTAAAACTAGCCTCAACTATCATCATGAGGTTGAGGCGGCAGAGGTACATCACGAGGAGCATCCGGATTTTCGGATGTTTGGTTTGGTGGTGTTTCTAGCTGCTGATAGTATGACCTTCTTGGGAATGTTTGCCGCTTTTTTAATTTATAAAGCGACCATGCCAGCTTGGCCTCCAGAGGGTACAGAATTAGAATTATTGGTGCCAACAATTAACACCATTATCCTGATTACTAGTAGTTTCGTCATGCACCGGGGCCAGAGTGCTATTAAGAAGAATGATGTCTCTGGTTTGCGACTCTGGTTTGGAATCACTGCTCTGATGGGTGCGATGTTCTTAGGAGGACAAGTCTATGAGTACACCCATGTAGACTTTGGTCTGACTACTAACTTATTTACCAGTTCTTTCTTTGCCTTAACTGGTTTCCATGGTCTTCATGTTACTTGTGGACTGGCGTTAATTTTGTTTGTGTTATTGCGATCGCTAAATTCAAAGCACTACTCCAGTGAAGAGCATTTTGGTGTAGAAGCTGCAGAACTCTACTGGCACTTCGTTGATGTGGTGTGGATTATTCTGTTTGTAATCGTGTATTTGATTAATTAG
- the ctaD gene encoding cytochrome c oxidase subunit I encodes MTTQVEKPESVKDAGHVEEHERRWQDYFTFNTDHKVIGIQYLVTSFVFYFIGGALAGLIRTELATPDPDLLSPLTYNRVFTMHGTIMLFLWIIPAGAAFANYLIPLMIGAKDMAFPKLNAVAFWMNAVGGLLLMSSFFVGAPEAGWTSYPPLSLISSQVGEEIWILSILVIGTSSVLGALNFFTTIVKMRTPTMTIHDMPLFCWAMLGTSILALIGTPVLAAALIFLSFDLIAGTNFFNPTGGGDPIVYQHMFWFYSHPAVYIMVLPFFGVISEILPVHARKPVFGYRAIAYSSMLICFLGLIVWAHHMFTSGTPGWLRMFFMAATMLIAVPTGIKVFSWVATIWGGKISLNSAMLFGMGFISAFLIGGLSGVMLASVPFDVHVHDTYFIVAHFHYVLFGGSVLGLFGAVYHWFPKMTGRMVNETLGRIHFVLTFIGLNMTFLPMHELGLLGMNRRVAMYDPQFQSLNMICTIGSYLLGVSTIPFVINIIWSVNRGKIAGRNPWRALTLEWQTTSPPAIENFDEEPILWSGPYEYGIDTYSVDTDKQVEELLVEVKGDVG; translated from the coding sequence ATGACGACGCAAGTAGAAAAACCGGAATCTGTCAAAGATGCTGGTCATGTTGAAGAACATGAGCGGCGTTGGCAAGATTACTTCACCTTCAATACCGACCATAAAGTGATTGGGATTCAATACCTGGTCACTTCATTTGTGTTCTATTTCATCGGTGGCGCATTAGCTGGATTAATTCGCACAGAGTTGGCCACCCCAGACCCGGATTTATTGAGCCCTTTAACCTACAACCGAGTGTTCACCATGCACGGAACAATTATGTTGTTCCTATGGATTATTCCGGCTGGTGCTGCTTTTGCTAACTATCTGATTCCCTTGATGATTGGGGCAAAGGATATGGCATTCCCCAAGCTAAATGCGGTGGCATTCTGGATGAATGCTGTGGGGGGTTTGCTGTTAATGAGTAGTTTTTTCGTAGGTGCTCCCGAAGCCGGTTGGACCTCTTACCCCCCTTTGAGCTTGATTAGTTCTCAGGTGGGTGAAGAAATTTGGATTCTGAGCATCCTGGTGATCGGGACTTCCTCAGTGCTAGGGGCGCTTAACTTCTTCACCACTATTGTGAAGATGCGCACACCTACCATGACTATTCATGATATGCCTCTGTTTTGCTGGGCAATGTTAGGAACCTCAATCCTAGCTTTGATTGGTACTCCAGTCCTAGCAGCAGCGTTAATTTTCCTGTCCTTTGATTTAATTGCTGGCACCAATTTCTTTAACCCGACTGGGGGAGGAGACCCAATTGTTTACCAGCACATGTTCTGGTTTTACTCCCACCCGGCGGTGTACATCATGGTGCTACCGTTCTTTGGAGTAATCTCGGAAATCCTACCGGTGCATGCCCGTAAGCCGGTTTTTGGCTATCGTGCGATCGCATACTCCAGTATGTTGATTTGTTTCCTAGGACTAATTGTCTGGGCGCACCATATGTTCACTAGTGGCACTCCTGGTTGGTTGCGGATGTTCTTTATGGCTGCCACCATGCTAATTGCTGTGCCCACAGGGATTAAGGTGTTTAGCTGGGTGGCAACGATTTGGGGCGGAAAAATTAGCTTAAATAGTGCCATGCTCTTTGGTATGGGCTTTATCTCGGCATTTTTGATTGGGGGTCTCAGCGGTGTCATGCTCGCTTCCGTTCCCTTTGATGTCCATGTTCATGACACTTATTTCATTGTCGCTCACTTCCACTACGTTCTATTTGGTGGTAGTGTGCTCGGATTATTTGGCGCAGTTTATCACTGGTTCCCCAAAATGACCGGGCGAATGGTCAACGAAACCTTAGGACGCATTCACTTTGTGTTGACCTTCATTGGTCTAAATATGACCTTTTTGCCGATGCATGAGCTAGGTCTATTGGGTATGAACCGTCGGGTTGCTATGTATGACCCCCAGTTTCAAAGCCTCAACATGATCTGCACCATTGGCTCCTATCTTCTAGGGGTTTCTACCATACCCTTTGTAATTAATATCATCTGGAGTGTGAACCGTGGTAAAATTGCTGGTCGCAATCCTTGGAGAGCTCTGACATTAGAGTGGCAAACTACATCTCCTCCTGCTATTGAAAACTTTGACGAGGAACCAATTTTGTGGTCCGGTCCTTACGAATACGGTATTGACACTTATAGTGTTGACACCGATAAACAGGTCGAGGAGTTGCTGGTTGAAGTTAAAGGAGATGTTGGGTAA
- a CDS encoding heme o synthase, whose translation MLGTSLTRQHENIREVIQSYYQLTKPRIIPLLLITTAAGMWLASDGQVDPILLLVTLVGGTLAAASAQVLNCIYDRDIDYEMLRTRHRPIPSGKVQPRDALLFAIALAILSFTLLTVFANLLSALLALSGIIFYMLIYTHILKRHTAQNIVIGGAAGAIPALVGWAAVTGELSWAPWLLFLIVFLWTPPHFWALALMIHEDYAKVGIPMLPVVAGEEVTVRQIWYYTLLVVPTSLLLIYPLGESGVVYGIVAILLGSIFIKKAWLLLQEPTDNQLARSMFKYSILYMMLLCTGIVVDSLPMTREITATVAENSQVLIQGISTVLEQVSINLV comes from the coding sequence ATGCTTGGGACTAGTTTAACCCGTCAACATGAAAACATAAGAGAGGTTATTCAAAGTTACTATCAACTAACAAAGCCTCGAATCATTCCACTACTATTAATTACGACAGCGGCAGGGATGTGGTTGGCATCCGATGGACAAGTCGATCCCATATTATTGCTAGTTACCCTGGTCGGTGGGACTTTGGCCGCAGCATCTGCCCAAGTGCTCAACTGCATCTATGACCGTGATATCGACTATGAAATGTTGCGCACTCGCCACCGTCCCATTCCCTCTGGGAAAGTGCAGCCTCGTGATGCTTTGCTGTTTGCGATCGCATTAGCAATCTTGTCGTTCACCCTGCTAACAGTCTTCGCTAACCTCCTTAGTGCCTTACTAGCGCTATCTGGCATTATCTTCTATATGCTCATATACACTCATATCCTCAAGCGCCACACTGCCCAAAACATCGTCATTGGTGGTGCAGCAGGAGCAATTCCAGCGCTAGTGGGTTGGGCTGCGGTGACAGGAGAATTGAGTTGGGCTCCTTGGTTACTATTTCTGATCGTGTTCTTGTGGACACCGCCTCACTTCTGGGCGTTAGCGTTAATGATTCACGAGGATTACGCCAAAGTTGGGATACCCATGTTACCGGTAGTAGCCGGTGAAGAAGTTACTGTTCGTCAAATCTGGTATTACACCTTATTAGTCGTCCCTACCTCCCTATTGTTGATCTATCCCTTAGGAGAATCGGGGGTGGTTTATGGAATAGTTGCTATTCTTTTGGGCAGTATTTTTATCAAAAAAGCATGGTTGCTGCTTCAGGAGCCTACAGACAATCAACTTGCCCGGTCTATGTTTAAGTACTCAATTCTCTATATGATGTTATTGTGTACCGGTATCGTAGTAGATAGCTTACCGATGACCAGGGAAATTACTGCAACTGTGGCAGAGAATTCCCAAGTTTTGATTCAAGGAATTTCCACAGTATTGGAGCAGGTAAGTATTAACTTAGTCTAG
- a CDS encoding COX15/CtaA family protein — MAIAQSALDQNQNDVTSNNLSQPQARIRSLVWKIAIATLLLMAVGSATRVMNAGLACPDWPLCYGQLVPSQQMNLQVFLEWFHRLDASLIGISAIALASLSWWHRRDLPNWLPWISTFALGLIIFQGVLGGLTVTELLRFDIVTAHLGTALLFFSTLIVIGTLLTPYQGTGSVGKLPWLSLTAVIFVYLQSLLGGLVASRWAVHQCFGGSQLCTVMNSHIAGVVPATVATVAVVVIASRTPALHPVLRKLANLAASLVVFQILLGVATFRLRLQVELLTICHQAVGAALLGVLVGFTVFALRDRTSVECQSQ; from the coding sequence ATGGCTATAGCTCAATCGGCTCTTGATCAGAATCAGAATGATGTAACCTCCAACAACCTTAGCCAGCCTCAGGCCAGGATTCGGAGCTTGGTGTGGAAAATTGCGATCGCTACCCTGCTGTTGATGGCAGTAGGCAGTGCTACCAGGGTGATGAATGCTGGTCTGGCTTGCCCAGACTGGCCCTTATGCTATGGTCAGCTCGTGCCAAGCCAGCAGATGAATTTGCAAGTATTTTTAGAGTGGTTTCACCGCCTTGATGCATCCTTGATTGGTATTAGTGCGATCGCTCTCGCTAGCTTATCTTGGTGGCATCGGCGGGATTTACCCAACTGGCTGCCCTGGATATCCACATTTGCTCTAGGGCTAATTATTTTCCAAGGAGTCCTGGGCGGACTGACGGTTACAGAACTGCTCCGGTTTGATATCGTCACTGCTCATCTAGGAACAGCACTGCTATTTTTCTCAACTCTAATCGTGATTGGTACACTGCTGACCCCCTATCAAGGGACAGGTTCAGTTGGGAAGTTACCTTGGCTGAGCTTAACCGCAGTGATTTTTGTTTATCTACAAAGTCTATTAGGTGGACTAGTCGCTTCCCGCTGGGCAGTGCATCAGTGTTTTGGCGGATCTCAGCTGTGTACCGTGATGAATAGCCATATTGCTGGTGTGGTGCCAGCCACCGTAGCAACTGTGGCCGTCGTGGTGATAGCATCCCGGACACCAGCCCTACATCCAGTACTGCGAAAGTTAGCTAATCTCGCTGCTAGCTTGGTAGTTTTTCAGATACTCCTCGGTGTTGCTACCTTCCGGTTAAGGCTACAAGTGGAACTACTAACTATCTGCCATCAAGCAGTGGGAGCAGCATTATTAGGAGTACTGGTAGGGTTTACAGTCTTCGCCTTACGTGACCGAACAAGTGTGGAGTGTCAAAGTCAGTAG
- a CDS encoding DUF4090 family protein — MSTETNSQTQTTTGADAVDDAIAKGMDLDGSPIPKAKLDLYTQVMGLEAQRQRSGVSNTMRSRIVRIGAKHIPQAELNQMLLDADFTPLKEKEIAFYYGGK; from the coding sequence ATGTCTACCGAAACTAATTCCCAGACTCAAACCACTACAGGTGCTGATGCGGTTGATGATGCGATCGCAAAGGGAATGGATTTAGATGGGTCCCCAATCCCCAAAGCTAAATTAGACCTTTACACTCAAGTCATGGGGTTGGAAGCTCAACGGCAACGGAGCGGTGTCAGCAATACGATGAGATCGAGAATTGTGCGGATTGGAGCGAAGCACATCCCTCAAGCAGAACTCAATCAAATGCTGCTCGATGCTGATTTTACCCCTCTTAAAGAGAAAGAGATTGCGTTTTACTACGGGGGTAAGTAG
- a CDS encoding cytochrome c oxidase subunit II, translating into MNIPSQISTLIAGIFITLISLWYGQNHGLMPVAASSEAGDVDGLFNLMMTIATGLFILIQGALILIVIKFRREKNDQTDGPSTHGNIPLEMLWTAIPTVIVFVLAVYSFEVYNAMGGLDPMASHDHHHQEIAHNHQMSPSGQEGNENLIAMVPGQGTVALGIGAPPGQEGQGEPLEVNVAGMQYAWIFTYPQTGVMSGEMHVPVGQPVKLNIEANDVIHAFWLPEFRIKQDAIPGRISQLGFTATKVGDYPIICAELCGSYHGGMKTRLIVDTPEDYQAWVKENQFASADTMEKAVAINPAAMSEGEFLAPYASEMGIDFQTLQHLDHSHHHPAIIK; encoded by the coding sequence GTGAACATTCCAAGCCAAATTTCAACCCTTATTGCTGGCATTTTCATAACCCTGATTAGTCTCTGGTACGGTCAGAATCATGGACTTATGCCAGTAGCCGCCTCCTCAGAAGCCGGTGATGTAGATGGTCTGTTCAACTTGATGATGACCATTGCCACTGGTCTATTTATCCTCATCCAAGGGGCACTTATCCTAATAGTCATCAAATTTCGTAGAGAAAAAAATGACCAAACCGATGGGCCATCGACCCATGGCAACATCCCCCTAGAGATGCTTTGGACCGCAATCCCCACGGTGATTGTCTTTGTCCTAGCTGTCTATAGCTTTGAGGTCTACAACGCTATGGGAGGCTTGGATCCGATGGCTTCTCATGACCACCATCACCAAGAGATTGCCCACAATCATCAGATGTCACCATCTGGGCAAGAGGGGAATGAAAATCTGATTGCCATGGTTCCAGGTCAAGGCACAGTTGCCCTAGGTATTGGAGCGCCTCCAGGACAAGAAGGTCAAGGTGAACCCCTAGAGGTTAATGTCGCTGGTATGCAGTATGCCTGGATTTTCACCTACCCTCAAACCGGTGTTATGTCTGGGGAAATGCATGTCCCAGTTGGACAACCGGTTAAGCTGAATATCGAAGCTAACGATGTGATCCACGCCTTCTGGTTGCCAGAGTTTCGGATTAAGCAAGATGCTATCCCAGGTCGGATTAGTCAACTAGGGTTTACAGCAACTAAAGTGGGTGATTACCCGATCATCTGTGCTGAACTCTGCGGGTCCTACCATGGAGGAATGAAAACTCGATTAATCGTTGACACACCGGAAGACTATCAAGCCTGGGTTAAGGAAAATCAATTTGCTAGTGCAGACACCATGGAAAAAGCGGTGGCTATCAACCCTGCTGCCATGTCAGAGGGTGAGTTCTTGGCTCCCTATGCCTCTGAAATGGGTATTGATTTCCAAACTCTCCAACACCTAGACCACTCTCACCATCATCCTGCAATTATCAAATAA
- a CDS encoding caspase family protein — translation MFSRNLAFIIGINNYQNGISPLNTAVNDAKKLIEILREKHGYEVWECLDEVATLSNFNKFLDQTLPEQVTENDRLLFYFAGHGVALNGDDGPAGYLIPQDAKLGDTNSYLPMTKLHDAFHQLPCRHFLGILDCCFAGAFKWSSTRDLLTSPEVIHQERYDRFITDPAWQIITSSASDQKALDNFNLDSERGQIGNHSPFASALLEALEGAGDIYPPATNGKPAGDGVITATKLYLYLRDRVEIPTEKYRLRQTPGIWCLDKHDKGEYIFLSPGHELNLPPAPPLDESKNPYRGLNSFEEEHSQLFFGRTLLVEKLQDFVNTHPLSVVLGASGSGKSSLVKAGLIPQLKQENTDKWSIVSPIRPGETPFQALTKALVEAGLPKVELGNKQKTLTESIAVWVKNNPKSKLLIFIDQSEEIITLCQDEQERQEFFQQILAAIDGYREQLRVVLSLRSDFEPQICDLGLTLAPEVLNQLGTTVLINLWQSGRFIVPAMTRGELNEAIEKPAQARVMYFQPHELVEELIDEVADMPGALSLLSFALSELYLKYLRRQREAQYGGMTIDRALTQADYIELGGVMRSLTQRADEEYHLLVQENPAYDQVIRDVMLRMVALGGGELARRQVPLSELEYPPQKDDLVNEVIKRFSTARLLVEGQDAEGNPYVEPAHDALVRGWQRLLGWKQQEEESLLLQRRLTPAAQEWESQQRARFLWHTNPRLDLLKKVLNSEHNWLNQVETKFVQRSVRRKNFNTRRNWGVAIAVILGLATGLVFSLIGQKDALIGQIKADRQTAEANLQSGQELNALLASLRAATSLQDWPGYLSLFKPDSKLQPEVLQTLRKVFYSTREYNRRKVPQGFKKMFFKPDGTLMIATAEDGTVRLQDFKGTPLPKVFSGHEGKVELDVSPDSRLLATTDKQGTFRLWNLEGKQEEPRQLTDCISGFTDTDLGLFPTGFGVYDRGISFSPDSKKLLAYLQRRTKKGNSSTICLWETGDKPKLLKQEGNFSSISFNSNNQLVVANQSGDTLRLSDYRSRNQLAEFKNFNQTLPRNLVFSPNGEYLAGLFGDDVSFAYFRSLYSEYWKEFKPISRASSIIFDTEGRLIIGQEGEGIISVYDEPYKINDSLSDALEFELKGHQGGIREVISSSSKGRQLASLGDDNTLVWWKLDKKPLEELELIPNLKSISISPDGKQLAVVGSDDTIRLLDLKGKELKRFPDLKTTIRQIIFSPDGTQLAGVGQENRIRLLDLNGNELYESKKFNKTISQLLFSPDGTQLVVVENDSTVYPQGYDDKNTSTLHRLNLNSKIWKNEPKISGEIAFSSDGKLLVAQNAVEDHWVERGNIFVKELESGQELVKFKSANRSFDSIGFSTQGGLVVSAERHYEKKDYTYVWDMSGKLLTAFDDGHQRKVNESTVDESTVTSISLSADGSLLATLDRSGTAKLWRIGGLNDLIVKGCNLVRDYLETNPNLDESDRNLCKN, via the coding sequence ATGTTCTCCCGCAATCTCGCCTTTATCATCGGCATCAACAACTACCAAAACGGCATTTCCCCCCTGAACACCGCCGTAAACGATGCCAAAAAACTAATAGAAATTCTGCGCGAGAAGCATGGCTATGAAGTCTGGGAATGCTTAGACGAAGTAGCGACTCTCTCTAACTTCAACAAATTTTTAGACCAAACCCTACCCGAACAAGTCACTGAAAATGACCGCTTATTATTTTACTTCGCTGGTCATGGAGTTGCCCTCAATGGGGATGATGGCCCGGCTGGTTACCTAATTCCTCAAGATGCCAAACTGGGGGATACTAATAGTTATCTGCCCATGACCAAGTTACATGATGCTTTCCATCAATTACCCTGTCGTCATTTCTTAGGTATCCTAGACTGCTGTTTTGCTGGTGCTTTTAAATGGTCAAGTACCAGGGATTTACTAACATCGCCAGAAGTCATTCACCAAGAGCGTTATGACCGTTTTATTACTGACCCGGCCTGGCAAATCATTACGTCCTCAGCTTCGGATCAAAAGGCTTTAGATAACTTTAATTTAGATAGCGAACGCGGTCAAATCGGCAATCATTCCCCTTTTGCTAGTGCATTATTAGAAGCCCTAGAAGGGGCAGGAGATATCTATCCTCCTGCCACCAATGGCAAACCGGCTGGAGATGGGGTAATTACAGCCACAAAATTATATTTATATTTACGGGATCGAGTCGAAATTCCCACAGAAAAATACCGTCTGCGCCAAACCCCTGGTATTTGGTGTTTAGACAAGCACGATAAAGGGGAGTATATCTTTCTGTCTCCAGGACATGAACTCAACTTACCCCCCGCACCACCATTAGATGAGTCGAAAAATCCCTATCGGGGTTTAAACTCCTTTGAAGAGGAACACAGTCAACTATTTTTTGGTAGAACATTACTAGTAGAAAAGTTACAGGATTTTGTCAATACTCATCCCTTAAGTGTGGTCTTAGGTGCTTCCGGTTCGGGGAAATCGAGTTTGGTGAAAGCGGGATTAATTCCCCAGTTGAAACAGGAAAATACCGATAAATGGTCGATAGTGTCACCAATTCGTCCCGGAGAAACCCCCTTCCAAGCTCTCACGAAAGCCCTGGTTGAGGCCGGATTACCAAAAGTCGAGTTAGGGAACAAACAAAAAACTCTCACTGAAAGTATTGCGGTTTGGGTTAAAAACAATCCCAAATCGAAGTTATTAATCTTTATTGACCAAAGCGAAGAAATCATTACACTCTGTCAAGATGAGCAGGAGCGCCAGGAATTTTTCCAACAGATACTGGCAGCAATTGATGGCTATCGGGAGCAATTACGAGTAGTATTAAGCCTACGTTCTGATTTTGAACCCCAAATCTGTGATTTGGGCTTAACGTTGGCACCGGAAGTACTAAATCAATTGGGAACCACGGTACTGATAAATCTTTGGCAAAGTGGACGATTTATTGTACCAGCCATGACACGAGGGGAACTCAACGAAGCGATAGAAAAACCGGCTCAAGCACGGGTAATGTATTTTCAACCCCACGAATTAGTAGAAGAATTAATTGATGAAGTGGCGGATATGCCGGGAGCATTATCCCTGCTGTCTTTTGCCTTGAGTGAACTGTATCTCAAGTATTTAAGGCGGCAACGGGAGGCACAATACGGGGGTATGACTATTGACCGGGCGTTGACTCAAGCCGATTATATTGAATTGGGGGGAGTAATGCGATCGCTGACTCAAAGGGCGGATGAAGAATATCATTTGCTAGTTCAAGAAAATCCCGCTTATGACCAAGTGATCCGTGATGTGATGCTGCGGATGGTGGCACTAGGTGGGGGTGAGTTAGCCCGTAGGCAAGTACCTTTATCGGAATTGGAATATCCGCCTCAGAAAGATGATTTAGTCAATGAAGTAATTAAGCGTTTTAGCACAGCACGGTTATTAGTAGAAGGACAAGATGCTGAGGGGAATCCCTATGTAGAACCAGCCCATGATGCTTTAGTGCGGGGATGGCAAAGATTGCTGGGATGGAAGCAACAGGAGGAGGAAAGTCTACTTCTGCAACGGCGGTTAACTCCGGCGGCACAGGAGTGGGAAAGCCAGCAGAGGGCAAGGTTTCTTTGGCATACTAACCCACGTCTGGATTTGTTGAAAAAGGTACTCAATTCTGAGCATAACTGGCTTAACCAAGTAGAAACTAAGTTTGTGCAGCGTAGCGTCCGGCGAAAAAACTTCAATACTCGTCGGAATTGGGGTGTTGCGATCGCAGTCATTCTGGGGTTAGCTACAGGTTTGGTATTCTCCTTAATTGGTCAGAAAGATGCCCTAATCGGTCAAATTAAGGCTGATCGGCAAACAGCTGAAGCCAACTTACAATCAGGTCAAGAGTTAAACGCTTTGCTTGCCAGTTTACGGGCAGCAACATCTCTTCAAGATTGGCCGGGATACTTATCCTTATTCAAGCCAGACAGTAAGCTTCAACCTGAAGTGTTACAAACTTTGCGAAAGGTATTCTATTCAACTAGAGAATATAACCGCAGAAAAGTGCCTCAAGGTTTTAAGAAGATGTTTTTTAAACCTGATGGCACGTTAATGATTGCTACAGCAGAGGATGGTACTGTCCGCTTACAAGACTTCAAAGGCACACCACTACCCAAAGTATTTTCAGGACATGAGGGTAAAGTAGAACTTGATGTTAGTCCAGATAGTCGCTTATTAGCAACAACTGACAAGCAAGGGACTTTTCGCCTGTGGAACTTAGAAGGAAAACAGGAAGAGCCACGTCAGCTTACAGACTGTATTTCAGGGTTTACAGATACTGATCTAGGTCTATTTCCTACTGGTTTCGGTGTATATGACAGAGGTATCAGTTTTAGTCCTGATAGCAAGAAGCTTCTAGCCTATTTACAAAGGCGAACTAAGAAGGGCAATTCCAGTACTATCTGCCTGTGGGAAACGGGAGATAAACCGAAGCTATTGAAACAGGAAGGCAATTTCAGTAGTATTAGCTTTAACTCCAATAACCAGCTAGTAGTAGCTAACCAATCTGGCGATACCCTCAGATTGTCGGACTACAGGAGTCGTAATCAGTTGGCAGAGTTTAAAAATTTTAATCAGACACTCCCGAGGAATCTGGTTTTTAGTCCTAATGGTGAATACTTAGCAGGATTGTTTGGAGATGATGTAAGCTTTGCCTACTTTCGTAGTTTATATAGCGAATATTGGAAGGAGTTTAAACCCATAAGTAGAGCTAGCAGTATCATTTTTGATACCGAAGGTCGTCTGATTATTGGGCAAGAGGGTGAGGGTATTATTAGTGTTTATGATGAACCATATAAGATTAATGACTCTTTGTCAGACGCCTTGGAATTTGAACTGAAAGGGCATCAAGGTGGTATTCGTGAGGTTATTTCTAGCTCGTCGAAGGGCAGACAACTTGCTAGTTTAGGTGATGACAATACCCTGGTCTGGTGGAAACTAGATAAGAAGCCATTAGAGGAGTTAGAGCTAATTCCGAATTTAAAAAGTATCAGCATCAGCCCCGATGGTAAGCAACTAGCTGTTGTCGGAAGTGATGACACTATTCGTCTGTTGGATTTGAAGGGTAAGGAGTTGAAGCGATTTCCAGATCTTAAAACAACAATAAGGCAAATCATTTTTAGCCCTGATGGTACACAATTGGCTGGAGTTGGTCAAGAGAATAGGATTCGCTTATTGGATTTGAATGGCAATGAGTTGTATGAATCTAAAAAATTTAATAAAACAATTAGCCAGCTTCTTTTTAGCCCTGATGGTACACAATTGGTTGTTGTGGAGAACGATAGTACTGTATATCCGCAGGGTTATGATGATAAGAATACTAGTACTCTCCATCGGTTGAATTTGAACAGTAAAATCTGGAAAAATGAACCTAAGATATCGGGTGAAATCGCTTTTAGCTCCGATGGCAAGCTGTTAGTGGCGCAGAATGCTGTCGAGGATCACTGGGTAGAGCGAGGTAATATCTTTGTAAAAGAATTGGAGTCTGGTCAGGAATTAGTTAAGTTTAAGAGTGCTAATCGCAGCTTTGATAGTATCGGTTTTAGTACCCAGGGTGGCTTAGTGGTTAGTGCGGAGCGGCATTATGAGAAGAAGGATTATACCTATGTATGGGATATGTCAGGAAAATTATTGACTGCTTTTGACGATGGGCATCAACGTAAAGTTAATGAAAGTACAGTTGATGAAAGTACAGTTACAAGTATAAGTCTTAGTGCTGATGGCAGCTTACTAGCCACTCTTGACAGATCCGGAACTGCCAAGTTATGGCGTATAGGAGGGTTAAATGATTTAATAGTCAAGGGTTGTAATTTGGTGCGAGACTATTTGGAGACGAACCCCAATCTTGACGAGAGCGATCGCAATCTCTGCAAAAATTGA